One Deinococcus aestuarii DNA segment encodes these proteins:
- the mreC gene encoding rod shape-determining protein MreC has product MRGFRELLLLYAALLLVSMVATRFQVVAPTALSAATAPVTRVVLAATDNVRRAYTNVVQERNLAGEVQSLRRQNDALAQRNELLAREVARLRQVVQIRATQAPNAVGLAQVVAVDPSPLLARLTLNRGSADGVRMRMPVTVPAGLVGQVVGVSGRRATVIGLVDPESSVGVTLEGNRGGRGLAVGLPPDRLRAQFSRSVPVKPGDVLVTSSLGGVYPVGIRVGTVERVLPLGPNDVNRTVVVKPAVDVGAVEDVTLLEGL; this is encoded by the coding sequence GTGAGGGGCTTCCGGGAACTGCTGCTGCTGTACGCGGCGCTTCTGCTCGTGAGCATGGTCGCCACCCGCTTCCAGGTCGTCGCGCCAACCGCGCTGAGCGCGGCGACCGCACCCGTCACCCGCGTCGTGCTCGCCGCCACCGACAACGTGCGCCGGGCCTACACGAACGTGGTGCAGGAGCGCAATCTCGCGGGGGAGGTGCAGTCCCTCCGGCGCCAGAACGACGCCCTGGCCCAGCGCAACGAGCTGCTCGCCCGCGAGGTCGCCCGGCTGCGGCAGGTCGTGCAGATTCGCGCGACCCAGGCGCCCAACGCCGTCGGCCTCGCGCAGGTCGTGGCGGTGGACCCCAGCCCCCTGCTCGCCCGCCTGACCCTCAACCGGGGCAGCGCGGACGGGGTGCGGATGCGGATGCCCGTCACCGTCCCCGCCGGGCTCGTCGGGCAGGTCGTGGGGGTCAGCGGGCGCCGCGCGACGGTGATCGGCCTGGTGGACCCCGAGAGCAGCGTCGGCGTCACCCTAGAGGGGAACCGGGGCGGGCGCGGCCTCGCCGTGGGATTGCCGCCCGATAGGTTGCGCGCCCAGTTCTCGCGCAGCGTGCCCGTCAAGCCGGGGGACGTGCTCGTCACGAGCAGCCTCGGCGGCGTGTACCCGGTCGGCATCCGGGTGGGCACCGTCGAGCGGGTGCTGCCGCTCGGGCCCAACGACGTGAACCGCACGGTCGTCGTCAAGCCCGCCGTGGACGTCGGCGCGGTCGAGGACGTGACCCTGCTGGAGGGGTTGTGA
- a CDS encoding Rod shape-determining protein MreD: MTRARLPALAVGTPGRPVLYVLYALILITVQGALSRLLDGSPVPPPNLFLLTGVALVWRLSPTVALLGAYGVGLAQDVLGGGALGLHAAGVAGGVLLVLTVRRLVVDSGVIQGVVTVLAATAGQWLAFLFLTYWLRSDLVTTDTLIRTVPLAFLTTLIAYPLWERVVNWALGPRAGSQRGLG; encoded by the coding sequence GTGACGCGCGCCCGCCTGCCCGCGCTCGCGGTCGGCACCCCGGGTCGCCCGGTGCTGTACGTCCTCTACGCCCTGATCCTGATCACGGTGCAGGGTGCCCTCTCCCGGCTCCTCGACGGCTCGCCCGTGCCGCCGCCCAACCTCTTCCTGCTGACGGGCGTGGCGCTGGTGTGGCGGCTCTCGCCCACCGTCGCGCTCCTCGGGGCGTATGGGGTGGGGCTCGCCCAGGACGTGCTCGGCGGCGGGGCGCTGGGCCTGCACGCGGCGGGGGTGGCGGGCGGGGTGCTCCTTGTCCTGACCGTGCGGCGCCTCGTCGTGGATTCGGGGGTGATCCAGGGGGTGGTGACCGTTCTCGCGGCCACGGCGGGGCAGTGGCTCGCCTTCCTGTTCCTGACGTACTGGCTCAGATCGGACCTCGTGACGACCGATACACTGATCCGGACCGTGCCCCTCGCCTTCCTGACGACCTTGATCGCCTATCCGCTCTGGGAGCGGGTGGTGAACTGGGCTCTCGGGCCGCGCGCCGGGTCTCAGCGAGGGCTCGGATGA